One Desulfobacterales bacterium genomic region harbors:
- a CDS encoding trehalose-6-phosphate synthase gives MTQSEAHSENIPPAGRLVIVSNRLPVVLNKEDGKWQAVPGSGGLVTALAPVLKDRGGLWIGWAGTGDVAEKELSCALEEATLDSGFTLKPVPLTAEDIEKYYSGFSNEIIWPQFHDLLGRCNFDSSYWPGYQAANRKFAVVIRDNLRQNDYIWVHDYHLMKVAQDLHDMGVKNNVGFFLHIPFPPLDIFMRLPWRFQLLRALLHYDLIGFQTLRDRRNFKQCVQALIRDVPVHGKGQILTLTFGDHTVRVGVFPISIDFNEFADMARRPEVVERARQIAREPLPDVQIILGIDRLDYTKGIPERIKAFGETLRRYPELQTKVSLFQVVVPSRDQLPEYQMMKEEIEQLVSEINGRFARVDWVPVHYFFRNLDRAELVAHYRAADIVLITSLKDGMNLIAKEYCAANVDNNGIVILSEFAGATAQMQNAALLVNPNDQEGVADTIYSAVIMSRFERQKRMKKLRTRIRKHDIYWWVNLFLNASIAKKLDDFNIIADYKPQFNLSRQQRNRRCRK, from the coding sequence ATGACACAATCTGAAGCACACAGTGAAAATATCCCGCCGGCCGGTCGCCTCGTCATTGTGTCCAACCGGCTTCCCGTGGTGTTAAACAAGGAAGACGGAAAATGGCAGGCCGTGCCGGGCTCCGGAGGGCTGGTGACGGCGCTTGCCCCTGTACTCAAGGATCGGGGCGGTCTGTGGATCGGATGGGCGGGAACGGGCGATGTCGCCGAAAAGGAGTTGAGCTGTGCACTGGAAGAAGCAACCCTGGATTCGGGATTTACGCTCAAGCCGGTGCCCCTTACTGCCGAAGATATCGAAAAGTATTATTCAGGGTTTTCCAACGAGATTATATGGCCCCAGTTTCACGACCTTCTGGGCAGATGTAATTTTGATTCCTCGTATTGGCCCGGCTACCAGGCGGCGAATCGGAAATTTGCCGTGGTGATTCGTGATAACCTGAGGCAGAATGATTATATCTGGGTTCATGATTACCACCTGATGAAGGTTGCTCAGGATCTTCATGACATGGGGGTGAAGAATAACGTCGGGTTTTTCCTGCACATTCCGTTTCCGCCACTCGATATTTTTATGAGGCTTCCGTGGCGGTTTCAGTTGCTGCGGGCACTGCTGCATTATGATCTGATCGGATTTCAGACGTTGCGGGACCGGCGAAATTTCAAGCAATGTGTCCAGGCGCTCATCAGGGACGTGCCGGTTCACGGCAAAGGCCAGATCCTTACCCTGACGTTTGGTGATCATACGGTGAGGGTGGGGGTCTTTCCCATCAGTATCGATTTTAATGAATTTGCCGACATGGCCCGCAGGCCGGAAGTGGTGGAGCGGGCTCGTCAAATCGCCCGGGAGCCGCTGCCGGATGTTCAGATTATTCTCGGGATTGACCGTCTGGATTATACAAAGGGGATTCCCGAACGGATCAAGGCGTTTGGGGAAACCCTGCGACGGTATCCGGAATTGCAGACAAAGGTAAGTCTCTTTCAGGTGGTCGTGCCCAGCAGAGATCAGCTGCCCGAGTATCAGATGATGAAAGAAGAAATTGAGCAGCTGGTGAGTGAGATTAACGGTCGTTTTGCACGTGTCGACTGGGTTCCTGTTCATTACTTTTTCCGTAATCTCGACCGCGCAGAGCTGGTCGCACATTACCGCGCGGCCGATATCGTGCTGATCACCTCGCTCAAAGACGGGATGAACCTGATTGCCAAAGAATATTGCGCCGCGAATGTCGACAATAACGGCATCGTAATCCTGAGTGAATTTGCCGGGGCTACCGCACAGATGCAGAATGCCGCGCTGCTGGTCAACCCGAATGATCAGGAGGGCGTGGCCGATACTATCTACAGCGCCGTTATCATGTCGCGTTTTGAACGACAAAAACGGATGAAAAAATTGCGCACCCGAATTCGAAAGCATGACATTTACTGGTGGGTAAATTTGTTTCTAAATGCATCCATCGCCAAAAAGTTAGATGATTTCAACATCATCGCTGACTACAAGCCCCAGTTCAATCTGTCGAGGCAACAACGGAACAGACGCTGCAGAAAATGA
- a CDS encoding DUF3375 domain-containing protein has protein sequence MKHQYLERLKESNPALRLLNADNMPLIISFLHHMFVETNQRSLSCSELESRLGDYLYQLREIYGEGRYPRSAKAYLEEWARGENAFLRKYYTPLSDEPEFDLSPGAEKAMEWLKSLEERHFIGTESRLLTVFQLLREIVSKTNQDPAQRIRELEEKRAAIDAEIEKIESQGLAPHDPTQIKERFFQLEDTARRLLSDFRQVESNFRTLDQETRERIATSDKAKGELLDEIFSDQDVIWDSDQGRSFTAFWEFLMSPSRQGELTELLEKVFLLDEVRQLAPDPFLSRIKFYLLEAGEKVYKTNNLLVEQLRKFLDNQAWLENRRIMELIREIEKSAIEVKANAPGDKVFATLDETRPHLEIVMNRTLFTPPINPVIDETSLTAGTADMDVDVLYSQNHIDEEKLRANIRKALGTASQISLAGVIEHFPVEKGLAEAVAYLKIASNDEKALIDEKACEIILISGDGDKAKTVKMPLIIFVR, from the coding sequence ATGAAACATCAGTATCTGGAAAGACTCAAGGAATCCAACCCTGCACTGAGGCTCCTCAATGCAGACAACATGCCCCTGATCATCAGTTTTCTCCATCACATGTTCGTTGAAACGAATCAGCGCTCTCTTTCCTGTTCCGAACTGGAATCCCGGCTGGGCGACTATCTGTACCAGCTCAGGGAGATCTACGGGGAGGGGCGGTACCCGAGGAGCGCAAAAGCGTATCTTGAGGAGTGGGCCAGGGGGGAAAACGCTTTTTTGAGAAAATATTACACCCCCCTCAGCGATGAGCCGGAGTTTGATCTCTCACCGGGTGCTGAAAAGGCCATGGAGTGGCTGAAAAGTCTTGAAGAGCGACACTTCATCGGCACGGAATCCCGCCTGCTCACGGTATTTCAGCTCCTTCGGGAGATTGTTTCAAAAACCAATCAGGATCCTGCCCAGCGCATCCGGGAACTCGAAGAAAAGCGGGCGGCCATTGATGCCGAAATTGAAAAGATCGAAAGCCAGGGGCTCGCCCCGCACGATCCCACCCAGATCAAGGAGCGTTTTTTCCAGCTGGAAGATACGGCCCGACGCCTTCTGTCGGATTTCAGGCAGGTTGAGTCCAACTTCCGGACCCTGGATCAGGAGACCCGCGAACGCATCGCCACCAGCGACAAAGCCAAGGGCGAGCTCCTTGACGAAATTTTCAGTGACCAGGACGTAATATGGGATTCGGATCAGGGCAGGAGTTTTACGGCTTTCTGGGAATTTCTCATGTCTCCCTCCCGCCAGGGGGAACTGACCGAGCTTCTGGAAAAGGTGTTTCTGCTCGATGAGGTGAGGCAGCTGGCGCCAGATCCCTTCCTCTCCCGGATCAAATTTTATCTGCTGGAGGCCGGAGAAAAGGTCTATAAAACCAACAACCTTCTGGTGGAGCAGCTGCGCAAGTTTCTCGATAACCAGGCGTGGCTGGAAAACCGGCGTATCATGGAGCTGATCAGGGAGATCGAAAAAAGCGCCATCGAGGTCAAGGCGAATGCCCCCGGGGACAAGGTCTTTGCCACTTTGGACGAGACCCGGCCGCATCTGGAAATCGTGATGAACCGGACCCTCTTTACGCCTCCGATAAATCCGGTGATCGACGAGACGAGTCTGACGGCCGGCACAGCGGATATGGATGTGGATGTTCTCTACAGTCAGAATCACATCGATGAGGAAAAACTCAGGGCCAACATCAGAAAGGCTCTGGGCACGGCCTCCCAGATCTCCCTTGCCGGGGTCATTGAGCACTTTCCCGTAGAAAAGGGGCTGGCCGAGGCGGTGGCCTACCTGAAGATCGCGTCGAACGATGAAAAGGCCTTGATTGATGAAAAGGCCTGTGAGATTATTTTAATCTCAGGCGACGGCGATAAGGCGAAAACCGTGAAAATGCCGCTGATCATATTTGTCCGGTAA
- a CDS encoding DUF4194 domain-containing protein has translation MDTINETENRSGGISPVLIQLLKGVLYEDLRPDLWRDLFTFRAAVSDYFDRIGLMLFIDEAEGYAFLRQQEESEEEAARETNEALPRLVPRRQLSYPLSLLLVLLRKKLVEQDAGGGQTRLILTREQIIDMIQVFLPEAGNEARLIEQIDSHINRVVEYGFLRRLKGEEGRFEVRRIVKALVDADWLTGLNDKLTEYRNYGAA, from the coding sequence TTGGATACCATTAATGAAACCGAAAACAGATCCGGGGGCATTTCCCCCGTTCTCATACAGCTGCTGAAAGGGGTCCTTTACGAGGATCTTCGTCCTGACCTGTGGCGGGACCTTTTTACCTTCAGGGCTGCGGTGAGCGACTATTTTGACCGTATCGGCCTGATGCTTTTTATCGATGAAGCCGAAGGATACGCTTTTCTCCGCCAGCAGGAGGAAAGTGAAGAAGAAGCTGCCCGGGAGACAAATGAAGCCCTTCCCCGGCTCGTGCCACGCCGCCAGCTCAGCTATCCTTTGAGCCTGCTGCTGGTGCTGCTTCGCAAGAAACTGGTGGAGCAGGATGCCGGCGGCGGACAGACCCGGCTGATCCTCACCCGCGAGCAGATCATCGACATGATCCAGGTCTTTTTGCCCGAAGCCGGCAACGAGGCCCGTTTGATCGAGCAGATCGACAGCCATATCAACCGGGTGGTGGAGTACGGATTTCTCCGGCGCCTCAAGGGGGAGGAGGGCCGCTTCGAGGTGCGAAGGATCGTCAAGGCCCTGGTGGACGCCGACTGGCTCACGGGCCTGAACGACAAGCTTACGGAGTACAGAAATTATGGCGCGGCGTAA